taAGTATTGATCTCATACACAATTTACCCGCGTTCCACAACAAAATTTCCTTCCATCTTACTCTCCcatcattaaaataataaattcttACTATATACGCATGGTTGAtccataatatattattattattgtatataatacttttaaacttcaaaattttatattattggtttttttttggaatttttttaaatgattttatttaagtaattattatatttagttttataaacagatatttgagaaaaagttaaattttaagaATAATATAAGGATCACTTTATTATGTTTATAGGATTTTTTTCTAATTAgtttattcaaatattattttatatatgagtttattacaatattcaaatattattatagATTTTCATCGATTGATAATGTCCTTAATAtagtaaaatgaagttttcattatttttagagttacaatttgaaatgataaataattataaatagtgagaaaaatattttaatatttttaataagtcaTTAATGGTTTAATAGGAATGTAGGTTAGTATTACAATCAgaaagaaataaataagaaacaaaacttcataaaaattaaaatgatgatTAAATATTGTCAATATGCACTAATTATAGTGTACGAATCTTGATTGTTAGAAATAGTTTGTCATAAACGAATAGAATTTGTTTATAAAGAATAACAACACCAACGATTCGATGTTGCTATACCACAAAATTGAAATTAACATaaacatatatattattgtttttagaATTTAGATTCTCTAGATGATTGCAAGAGACGTATATTTCAAAATTGATGCTACGATTTTTGTTTGTAGGAGCTTGTGCCGATTAGACTCTCATTCAAATTgcaaaacctgcaaaattataattaaaaattatattacaaaatatatttgaatatgatcgaaattatatatatatatatatatatatatatatatattatatatatatatatatatatatatatatatatatatatatatatatatattaatttttgcaataattataatgattataactaatttttgtttcaaaaataaattgtaattaaaatacaatgatgataatattaaaaactaaaaagaaaaaaattatataagttagtaattattattgaaatacatttttcaataaaataaatcgAGTAAGAATATAATAAtttgttaatttatataaattttgaattactaCATTTTCTAAAAATATGTGTAAAGCGgatattaaaaactttattgatattaactgaaaaatattatttgtaaattgtaaaaataatattagatcaAAATATAcctttaaacatttttttatcacttcAAAATTCAATATCTCTAATTTCTTTACTAATAAAACTTATATTTGTGGAATAATAAAGTTATCTATTCTCTAAAAAtaacatatattaaaatacaatgattaaaaaatattttatatcatattataaaatattaaaataaaaggttaataaattttaaattattatatcaGTTAATCTTTAGTTCTTTTTCAAATTAtcacttttataatattttttctacttcaattctttaacacacacacacacaaagttCTTTCAAAGTGTTCGTTTTGGTGGAaggatgttttaaaaaaaattcttcttcttctcttgaccCTATTGTTGATTTGTGTAGGTTTTTCGTTCATAATGGCTATTCTACTCCGTTTTGCGAGGCTAGGTGGTtgtatgattttactttgaaagaTATGTTCCCGGATTTATATGACATTTCTCGGTTGAAGTTTATTTCGGTGGCGGCCATGGGAGGGTGGAATGATGGAGTGTGGATTTAGGGAGATTTCGGTATATCCGAGGTAGAGGTGGAAGAATTTTGTTTGGAGGAGGTGTATGCGGACTTTAAAGGGATGGTAGTGGGATTTAGAGGTTGGTTGGAGGGAAATGATTCCGTTGTGTGGAATAACTCCGAGGATAAGGTTTTTTCGGTAGCTTCTTGTTACAATTTCTATAACAAACTTCGCATTCATTATGGCCCCCTAATAGGAATGATGGAGCTTTTGGGTTGTTGTGGAAATTGGAAGTACCTTTCAAAATCAAGGCCTTCGGTTGGAGATTATTTCTTAATAGGCTACCGGTGAAAGATTTGTTGAAGATCCGAGGTATTTCTATCTCTTTGGATGATTCAAAGTGCTTGTTTTGTGGTTATTATTTGGAAACTtgtaatcatttattttttagttgtttGGTGGTGAAAAATATTTGGAGTGAGGTAGCTATTTGGGTTGGTAAAGGGGATACGGTAGATGATGAGTGTTTGTCGAATTTTATTGATTGGCACTTATTTTTTTCATAGTAAAAAAGTAAAAGATAGGAAGTTGGGTGTGGTATGGCTAGCTACCACTTAGATTATTTGGTTGGTTAGGAATGGAAGTTGCTTTCGGAAGGATGcttggaatgtgaataatacTTTTTGGAACATTAAGCACTTGgtgtggaggtggtctttttgcgGAAAAATTACTTACCCCAATTACTCTTTCTACGAGTTCTGCATGGATCCTTTGCACTTTTTGTCGTAgttgtaattggtttgtaatcttCGCTTTTTGTCGGGTTATCTCGTTTCTCTGTGTAATCAGGTTGAAAAACCCTTTGTTCTCCGTTATATTATATCTTGcttacaaaatatatatatatatatatatatatatatatatatatatatatatatatatatatatatatatatatatatatatatatatatttgttgttATATGTTAAATAATTGTTTCATTTATTCCTCATAAGTttctaataattaaaatgattttttattttatataaattctaaattaccgtgtttttctaaaaatataagtaaaatagttattaaaaactttattgatattaaccaaaattatattatttgtagattttaaaaataatattagatcaAAATATACCTTTtcatatttctattttattttatcacttcaaaattcgaattctcaaatttatttattaattaaatttatatttaaatacaatatttaaaaaaaattatatcatattataaagtattaaaataaaatgttaataaattttaaactattatatCCGTTAATCTTTAGTTctgtatttaaattattatttttataatatttgtgtCACTTAAAatctttaacatatatatttttgttatattgttagataattgtttcatttattcctcatatatttctaataattattaatatagtgtTAAATATTATAGTTGGGTGCATATTAGataaatagttttaatttttatgaataatagtatttttaattatgttagttgaatattatattatattatattattattattattattattttattattagatgaatattatattaaaatttattatttctattattattattattagtggttgttgaatattatattattattattttagttataagtataataattattatttttattatgtttattattattatagttattattattattatttttttactttctaTGTAGGGACAGacttagatttatattaagtagatgagCATACCATATTTTCttcattattaaattaaaaaattggtAGAATTTTGTGAGGATGACACATAAGCATGAGGCTATGTGAAAATGACACGTAAGCAAATGCTAGAGTTTTTGTCTAGGATTGTCAGCATGACAaccttaaaatttatattaaatagatttaataaaaaaaaaggtgTGTTTAAATCTTCAATAATAGAATCAAAATTTCTTTCAATCTAACTCTTCCATCATCAAATAATCATGACCTGTTTGTTTcagtttttttaatgatttttataatgttatatatatatatatatatatatatatatatatatatatatatatatatatatatatatatatatatatatatatatatatatatatatatatatatatatatattataatttacatttttttttaaaagttcaattgaaaattaattttaaatagttattctaaaaatattgttttaggtttaaattttttttaacaaattaaattttatttaaaatcatttaattttaaatgatttttcatgcaaatcatttttgaaagataacttttttaaaaagttgtGTTTTCAACtatgttttgatttttattaataaatgtttatgctatagaatgtcaaaattaatttttcattttataaaaaacaaattttaaaaaaacctttaatattttgagaaacattttacaaaaatcatttttaaaaataaaaaccaaatctaattttttaaaattaaaataaacatccTCAATTTCAAACCTTACAAATTGTGGGGTTATTGAATTAATGAACTCTTGTCatcaaaaggaaaacaaaatCACATGTCAGGGCAAAGGCCATGAAATTGAATAGGGTGTAATAAAGTGAGAGAGATACAAAAGCAttggaaaaataataaatttggagAAAAAAGATGAACAAAATAACAATACGAGAGATTAGCGTAGAAACTCTAAAATCGGAGAAacaaagttctcagttctcataataactaaAGTTCTCATGTGATAcgtaccatatatatatatatatatatatcctaggATTCTCTCTTGTTAGACGACAAGACTTTATCTAGAGGGGTGGTGAATAGATCCtgtattttaaaattacaagttttaaggtttttgaaaagaatttatACTTTGGCTAGCGAAAGTTTTGCGTTTAGATCAAAAGTCGTCTAAACCGAACAAGTTATTGGAATTCGGATACGCGCAAGCATTATGGTATGGCAATAAGACCATCAATGTTAACAATTGAATTCTCAAATTAACCTTTCAACTAGTCATAAGCCAATCAATTTCCAACCAATTAAACATAACATAATAAAGTTTGTTGATACTCAAATTCTCTTAAAATCAAAGTGATTGCAAGACTATCAACATCTCtcgtttgtgtttttttttaaagcaTGATTGTTTTCTCAAGTTTCATATAACCCCCGCGAGACAATCTATGGGGGTACATTTTTGCCTTGTTTTTATTCCTACTTAACTTTTAACCTGTTATTAACATAGTGAAAAATATAAATGATTAGTATCTATAACTCATTGGCATAAAATTATCGGATAAATAAGACTAGTACTAACTTTGAATTCCTCAGAACGACGTTTCCTCGTAAAAGATTTCCATTGCTTCTTCGATATAAAACTATATCTTATCCATGGACGAGCAAGACCGGTCTTAGGCTTCTTAATGTAGTCAGTCGTGAGTTGTGCCTTAAACCTGTGTATGTTGATATGTTGTAAAGACGTGGTTGAGACGTGATGCATTACTATGAATAGTAATGATATTGTTATTGTCGTAGAATTCAACATTTGATTGATGAGGTTTAGTAGTTGTTGTGACGCGTTGTAGGTATTATGTATGTATGGATgctgcatcattgagtcacatccattgcattgtttgagacgacccaagtggcaaatgtttgagacggcctaaatggaaaatatttgagacggcccaatggaaattgtttgagacgggagttttactccaaatggtatcaCATGCATTTTCTTAAGTCGAGtaacatttgaattgcatttgaaatgtGTTTGAGTTGTTGGAATGATgggatgtttgttgtgacgtgatgatgagatgtttgttgtgatgtgatgaaatcataattgtgaatttgaatatattGTCATAATTGATTAATAACATTGTTGTCGTGTTAGAAGTTGTTTTGTGATGAAAATTGTGGTAAGATGctttgtgatgagaagtggtgaactATGTATGATCCTTTCctttctttgaatattatcatacgttcctttatactgtttgatgtCTCACcccattctgtttgaatgttatcctttctTAGTAACGTGCAGATAACGACGTGGAGTAGTTgtttaccttatagctcgagtcggtatgtttatgctctgatacgtagcactcgggggatgtttGCTTGTTTTGATTATGTCGTTATATCTTGCtggattttgttgttgttctctTTATTTTGAAACATGTTGGATAATGTGGCCATGTTGGCAAAGATGTTATGATTTGGATTATGTTGTTATTGAATTCCATTGCGATGTTATAACGTTGTTTGGATTTTGAATGACTAGCGATTATGATTTCCTCtgttatatgtgttatgtatatTATATATGAGCTTGCTTGAGATTTGTTTAAGTTGATAAATGCGGCGCCTCGAGTCATGATGTTGTTTTCAAGATTTTGCATTCTGATTTTCCTATTAATTgcagggtagatttggggtgttacaacacctCTTTGTGATATTTTAGATTGAGTATCCTATGTTTGAGTTTCATTTTCACAAGTATTATTTGTTTTAGTTTCTTCGCTAGTATTTGAAGAACTCGACAAGGTTGACATCTATGTTGAAAAACAACAAGAACATTAACAACAAgaacataaataaaaacataaagaaCAACCACAACATAAACAATAACAGCAACAATGGAAAATGAAGTTTACTGTAGATTCATGGATACAATATTTTACATACCTTAAACGTGATGACTAAATAAATGATGAAAATACTTTGTTGGTGTCGGTGTTGGTGTTGTCTTCCTTCCTTCCagtaatgatgttgttgttgttttcctTCTCAACGGTGACAACGGTGTTGGTGTATTTTTCTTCTCAACATCGATGATCATGACAGTCTTGTCAACCTCCTCGACGATGCTAACGAAATGACAAATACACAGTGAAGAATGGATAGTGAAGATACAAACTAGGGTGAATGATGTTGATAGGGTTGAAATCATGTATTGTTTCACATTATTGAACGTTAGAGTTATTTCCTCTAGTTTCTTTTTTTCAGTGGAAAAATAAATACTGAAGAGACTAGCTACCCAGAAGTCTAAAATCTTAATTAGATACCACCACGTTCAATACCTAAAACCGTTATGATATATTAATTGCATATGAAATTTCATAAAGAAGCACCAGAGTTTAATTTACCAATAAaatttttaagtaaaaaattaaaaaaatcaaaacggTGGAACGTACCAACCGTAGTCATAAccctttaagttttttatttaagaataaataaaaaagaaatggtgcgcCTTAACGTTAAAGGAATAACATATTTGAGTGCGCTGATGTTCAAAACTATGAAACCTTGATTGTATCACTACGGTTGGATCTTTAACCATTGTTATATTCTAATAgttcttaataaaaaaaatttgtagcGCGTTAGTTTATAGATGTCACCACGGTGTAGGACTGAACCGTGATGAGCATGGCGTTGTTGCATGCATGTTTTGTAGTAGTGTTTAATCCCTAAGAAAATGATATCTCCTCTTTATGTGTCAACATCGACCATGACACATAGGATGAATGGCTAGGTCGATAGCTAACTTATTATCTACCAACATCTTCATTTTCTTAGGTTCCATAATCTTGAGCCCTTCTAACAATATCTCTATCCATAGTGCTTGATATGTTGCATATGATGCAACCACATACTTAGCTTCAAATGATGACAAAGTGACAATGATTTTCTGCCTCAACCTCAAAGAGATCGGAGCGCCTCCTATCATGAATATTAAGCTTGCATTACTCTTCTTCTCGTCCTGATCTCCACAGAAATATGAATTAGTGTAACCATGTATTTCTCCATTTGTAATGGTATTCTTCTGCTCCGGGATCAACACACCATGATCAATCGTACCTTTGATGTATCTCAACACTCTCTTGACTGCTCTGAGATGACATTCTTGAAGTTTCTCCATGAATCTGCTCAACAATTCGACATTTTGACAACTATTCGACCTGGTATTGTAAAGATACCTCAAGGATCCAATGATATGTTTATACATTAATGCACTTACGAACTTGTCATTTGTATCCTTTGTTCAAGTTTCTAATGGCGTGGCATCTGCATTATAGTTTCTTATCTTGAAATTTTTCAAGATATCTTGAGCATACTTCTTCTCGTGCAACAACACTCATTCACATGTGTCTTTGAACTCCATTCCTAAGAAATATGACAACTTCCCTAGGTCGAACATTTCAAATTCCTGCATTAGCTTCAAGATGACTCTTCATATCTCTACTTCATCTGCCCTAGTGATCAACAAATCATCCACATATAAGCATAAACTTATTTGACTGACCTTATCTGCATTATGGACATATACTATCCAAGTTTAGAGACACACATTGTGAAATCTGCTTCGATTAGGAAGTTATCTATTCTCTTATACCAAGCCCTTGAGGCTTGTTTCAAGCCATATAGAGCCTTTCTCAACATGTACACCTTCTGCTTTTGCCGTTTGATTTAGAATCTGGGTTGTTGAGTGACATATGCCTATTCTTCTAATGGTCCAGTCAGAAATACTGAATTTACATCTAATTAATGTATCTTCCATCCTTTGTGTGCAACAGTTGACACAACAATCTTGATTGTCTCCAACCTTACAACCGATGTGTACACTTCATTGAAATCAATACGGGGTTTTTGCATAAAACCTTTCGCCATTAGTCTTGCCTTATGCTTGGAAATTTCAATATTTAGCCTTCGTTTTAACTTGTATATCCACTTCACATCAATTAGCTTCTTGCTATCTCTTTCGACAAGCTCTTGGGTCTTATTCTTCTTGATTGCCATGAGTTCTTTTTTCACGGCTGccaaccaattcaaatcattcaTGGTTTAATCCAAATTAATTGGTTTTAATTCAACCATCATCATCACTTCTTCTATGAGATCACCATCTACATCAATTTCTTGATATGGAAATCTCTCATATCCATCCACCCTTGTCGACTCATACCAAAACCAAACACTTAGATATTGACCTTTTCTTTGTTAGAGAAAAGGTTCTCGCTAAACAAGTGCAAGTTTTACATATTCTTGACACTGACCACTGGGCTGATGTATTAATGAAACCTCTAGCTTCCACTGCTTTTCTCTCATTGAAGCACAATCTAAGGGTTGTGGCATCCCCATGAGTTTGTGAGGGGTATTAATGCAGTTAGTAAGTAAATATCTATATAACTGACACTTGTCAATTCCATGATTGTAACCTACTATAGAAAATCACCTCATTACCTCTATAAGTAACAAGGTGCTACCTCATGTTACTAAAAAATCATCAATTGATAATAGAATTGTAAATTCAGTTAGAACAATGCAAAGTCTCACTCTCTCTTTAGATTCTATAACACTCATTTTTCTGATTTGTGTATGTAATTAAGAAAgatataaaatatttctaaaattagACACTCATTGATAACAATGGtgtcaaaaacaataaaaatatatatatttttatattaaaaaaataatgtcaATTTAAATATTCTAATCCAAATGTTAATTTGATGAATTTAAAATATAACTTacctttttaaatgaaataaaattattttggttTGACACAAACAAAAAATAAGACTTTTCACTAAGTATATAAAATATgcttttttttggatattttttagtgaaaaaatagaaatattgatatttaaaaataagaattttgtgttttaaataaatataatattaactaaaataaaatagttatttttCTGATAGTGAAAAAAGTAgatattttgacatttgaaaatattttttaaataattatgaataattttgacatttgaaaataatatttttaataattatgttaattcaatttattagtttatttatgtttaaaaaataaaaaagaaaagagaaaattgagagagagaaaattaaaatgaaagtgaaaatattagagagagagagagagaaaagaaaaatgataatttgaaatgtgaaagattgaGGGACATGTGTTGCATTTTGATTTATTTGGAAATTGAATAAAATTGTTGAATTTTGATAAGACAATTTAGTCCTTTTTGCTTTATAAATTGTTGGAACAGAAAAAGTAATTTGGATAGAATGGTGGACTTCTTTTTTAATAACTTAATAGTAGATTGACTTAAATCGTCTCGTTAATCCAACACAATTAATAGTTTTGAAGAGATATCAAACTGCAACGGTGCGAATTCAAATTCGCAAGATCTCATTTATTCATCTTTGAAATTTTAATCATAAGACCCAAAAATAaatgttaaatattaaaattttctcaaaagaaaaagcaaagtatcataaatattttctgtttgttttggagCCATACATAAATTTTAAGTGTGCAAGAAAgtctttctttttgttgtttgtcACAAACTTCCACTCCCAccacataaaaaaaaaaagtgaatgaAAATATGACTAAAAGAGAAAAAACTTAAGCTTTTCTCACCATTCATCATCTATGGCtcttcttccatcttcttctttttcttatttccACAAAACTATCTATCATACTTCACCCAAGTTCCTTCATCCCTACCTTCGTTTTCTTCAATTCAACCCCATCACTTTTACTTCACCTTCTTTCAATCCACTGACTCTTTCAAAGCAGCACCTAAACCTCAGAACCAGCAACTCCAAGCATTTTGTTGTTTCATACAGGTATTTCACtaaagaagaggaagatgaagatgaagatgagcaCAACTTTGATGAAGCAGTGACTCTCTTTAATGGTGGAGAGTACTACAAATGTCATGACTACCTTGAATCCCTTTGGCACAATGCTGAAGATCCCTCAAGAACATTAATTCATGGAATATTGCAATGTGCTGTTGGGTTTCATCATCTATTCAATCAGGTTTTGAATATTATTCGCGTCTTTTTATTAGTTTCCATTTGTTCAGTAGATGATTTTATTTGGATTATATTGATGTGATGAATTTAGAATCACAAAGGAGCTATGATGGAGCTGGGAGAGGGACTATGTAAACTGCGAAAGATGGAATTCTCTAATGGACCGTTTCTTATGTTTGAGAAAGATATCTCAGAAGTTTTGGAATTTATCTACAAGACACAGATAGAGTTAGCTGCATGTGAGTAATTCGAACCTTGAAATGTAATATAGCATGTATGATATTTGCTAGTTGTATCTAAATCTGTAGCAAAAGTGAAATGTGAATCTTGATATCACTTGTTTTAACTCGGATTTGAGCAGGTAGCGATGATATTTGTGTTGCAATGGATCAATCAGAAAGATCCTACCAACTTATGGGAGAATACGCTGCAGGGAAGCGTGTATATGATCTAGAACTCGGTCGTGATGCATCGGTGTATATTGTGTTATGCCTTCAAGGGTCTAATGGTGCCACTGAAACCCCAAGGGTAAAGCTTCCCAGGCTTAATGCTACCTCAGAACATCTTATAGCCTATGAATACAAGTAAataccaaattttatttttaaattcgaAAACTACTTGCTGTATAAATCTTTTAGGATTACATGCTGGGAAGAGTCTTCTTGAGCaagtaaaaaaaacatttaaatttaaGACCAAACTACATAAATACAAGCAATTACATTGGTTATCAATTGAGTTAGACCAACAAAACACAAGTGTGGATTAAAAGTTGAAGAATAATAACTAATGTCTTTATAAATGGCATCAATAATATGAACGTAGCTAGGAAGTTGAAAAGGAATGCAAAATGGCAGCATCAGCCTCATACAAAATTGCCGATTCAAATGAACGTAACCACTTCCTCTTGTTTTTCTGGCCACCAGGCCAATGATCTTACAATTAAGCAGGTATCATTCACCAATACAGCTTCAAGCTCACATATGAAGGCCAACTTGGTGGAGAGGTTGAAAGATTTCTATGAACATACATCAAGTCAGCTTTATGAAATAATCCAGATCTGGTTGAAATTGGAGAGAATCACCAATATTTATGATCAACTGAAATGAAAATTAACCATGAAAGACAACATTATTAATAGTAATATGTGTATATCCTGTTTCATGAGCAATTAGTCTTAGCAGCCTCCAATACATGGTATGAATAAACTGATAAACACATCATAAC
The Vicia villosa cultivar HV-30 ecotype Madison, WI linkage group LG6, Vvil1.0, whole genome shotgun sequence genome window above contains:
- the LOC131609969 gene encoding uncharacterized protein LOC131609969; translated protein: MALLPSSSFSYFHKTIYHTSPKFLHPYLRFLQFNPITFTSPSFNPLTLSKQHLNLRTSNSKHFVVSYRYFTKEEEDEDEDEHNFDEAVTLFNGGEYYKCHDYLESLWHNAEDPSRTLIHGILQCAVGFHHLFNQNHKGAMMELGEGLCKLRKMEFSNGPFLMFEKDISEVLEFIYKTQIELAACSDDICVAMDQSERSYQLMGEYAAGKRVYDLELGRDASVYIVLCLQGSNGATETPRVKLPRLNATSEHLIAYEYK